CACTGAGTGCAGACCTGGGTTGAACATTTTACATTAGTTGTTTTCTTTGAAATATTTTAGGTGCGCTTGATTTAGCTTACCTGATAGGACTGTTTTATTGGTTCCATTATACCAGACAAACTAAATCAAATGCTTCTAAAGTCAAATAAAACATGCTATTTCTATCCTGGTTTGCACTGAACAAATACCAGTTAGACCAAGCCAAATTGATCAAATTCGGCAAGACGGTATAGTTTCTCTCTGCTGTAATGAGTTGCCATGGGATTTACTGCTGTTGATGAGATACTGTATGATTCCATTTCCCCAACCGGTATCTTTGGGGAGTCAACAACAGTGACACCGTCTTCCACTCCTCCTCACACATATTATTCTCAGCAATGAGATATATAAATATCCAAAGGACAATCTGGAGAATAACTAAAGTGACTATGTTTCAACTCTCAGACAATGATGGATGAGAACAATCACAATGTGAGGAgaacagtgtgtgagtgtgtgtgtgtgtgtgtgtgcagcacatTGATAGGTTGAAACGTTGATCGCTTGTATCTGTTGGTAACAGAGTTGATGAGCCTGACTGGAGCGTATGACAGTCTAATACATATTGTTCACATCTGGACCAAGTCTGTCCATAAAGTGATTGATTGACGTGCTTTGGTGAGACAACAGACTAACCGaactctgagtgagtgagtgagtgagtgagtgagtgagtgagtgagtgagcctCAGATGCATACACAATGACTTAGCTTCCTCCAATTTCTCACATTGGAATATTGCACTTTCGCTTGCACaaatgcaaaaacacacacacataaaccatGTGGAAATTGGAGACGCATCATAAAGTGCCTAGAATCAGGTCAAATCTGGACACATTATGCATCTAGCATTATTCGTAATAACAAGGGCTTGAAACCAGAAACCAGTTCTAACCTCGCTGCAAAAACATTGCCCAGCAACCACAGTTGAGACTAAATATGGAGTAGAAGAGCCCacccccctcactccctcactcttcATCTTTTCATTCGCTGTCACATGAGTAGTTTGATAACCTATTTCATAAAGGAAAATTAATTATACGAACGACAATCATTGAAATGTTGTCTTTCCTATTGAAAATGTGCCAGGCAGCTGCAGCAgccactgcctctctctttctcgtcaATAACAGATTTGTGTATGTTCCTCTTAATAAACAGAGTATGCAGATTATATAAGAAATtaatgaataaaataaataaataaaaacacaattaATTAACTGCATCAATCAGTATCCCTCTCTTATGTAAGCAAACCAAAACACTCCTGGGAGCGTATGCCTGTTCCTAAACCATTAGAAAATAGGAGCTGAAACAAGCTTACATAACCACAACAAAAATCTACCAACATTTAAATGCATGTTGGACATTAATCAACATTCTGCTCTTAAAGAGGCAGAAcacagagtataccaaacattaggaacaccttcctaatattgagttgcaccatcCTGGACATGAACCCAGCCCTGACACTGGAGAGGCAACAGTTACATAATGAAGGGATaaagggagagtcagggaggtaGGAAAGACAAAAAAGGAAAATATAGAATGGGGAGAgggtgatacagagagagagagagagagagtgtgcgttGTTGATACCCACATAGCTGAACAACTAGTTCAATATACATCTGCGTGATCAACTAAAACCCCCAGTGTCTACAGCTACACCTTGATGAGACATGTTatccctgtccagaaacaacccgaGCTATGAGGAAGAACACAGTTCCACCCAATGAACAATGAAGTCAGGAGACAGCACAGGAGTTGAATAATAACAGCATTTATTATTCATAATAATGGAAAAACAATTGATATTGGTGTCAGTTCCACCACCTATAAAACATTCCACCTCAGTCAGCCCTATACAACATGCTTACATCTACCTTTCAAGTGTTTTGACAATTGGTGGGCAATCTTACCCTGCAGGGTCCAGTGTGGGTCCAGACCATGAAGCGTATCCATCACCAATCATCTAATTGCTTACAACTATTTGCTGCTCTCAGATTCACAAACATGTAAGATACGGTTTAGGCCAATAGAGTCAATGATCAACTCAggcttttattttttaaagcagcagcagcagcagagtatAGTCCCTCCTATTAGAAGCATTGAAGCAGCCCACCTAATGGGTTCAGCTGAAAACACAAGGCCATTACTCTGCAGGAAGTTGTCAGGGTTCAAGTTTTGTGTCAAGTCGAAGGCAACAAAGGAGGTAAAGATCAGCTGGATTAAACCAGCCATGATGAACAATAGTCCAATAAAGTTAATCACTTCGGCTTCAGACGGATTCCTCTTGATGCAGTTAGTGCACTTTGATCTGTAGAGGAAAAATATCAGCCCTAAAAATAATATCAGCCCGAGCataaaggagaaggaggagaaggataaAATCAGTTTCCTTCTGTACTGCAGAAGGTCTAACATTCCTAAAGCACATGCCCAGGTCAACATGGAGATTATCCATCCTATGACCCCCGTGGTGATGGCCGCGACCTCTGTTCCACTTGTATACAGAGTTCTGCTAAGTATGGCCCCTCCAATCAGGAGAAAGGCTGCAGCCCCCCAGCCGAAGTAGAGCGCTCCCCCCAGTTCCCTCTTCTCTCCGGTCAACTCATTGGAGGAGTTGCTGAGGATTGCCCTGGCCTTCCAGGAGACAGGAATGAGGATGAGAAATCCGGCCAGGATGAAGAATATTCCTGATATAATGATCAACTTAATGTAGTTGGTGGTCTTGTGCCCAACCATGGAGACCATGACTCCCAGAATCCCCAGGATAATAGCCATGATGGTCATGGCTCTGGTGGCCTGCAGGTTGGAGCTCCATGCGGAGCTTGGCATGGAGTCGTAGACCTCACACTGAATGTGGCTCGTGCTCCTTTTCACACAGCTCATCCACAGGCCGTCCCAGACCTCCTCCGTGGTGACAAAGTTAGCTGCTGTGAAGGTTGTCTCCATCCAGGTGGGGAGTGCACACACTACAATGGTGGTGATTAATCCTATGACTCCCAGGACGATGCCCACAATCTCCATGCCCATCGACATACTGGGTCCCTGGGTACATTTCTCTACACCTGCCCTTCCTGGAGGTACAAGGATGTGACTCAACAAAGACATTTCAAAACCGCAGAGATGTTGAACTTCCAGAGATCCTGGAGCTATGACAGCTTAAGTCTTTACAAAGTTCAAGaacaacagattatttcactctgAAGTTTGTTGCTGAGGTCTTCTGTAAGATAAGACAACTGAGCCACTCAGTAGACCTCTATATAACCGCTCAATTATGTGATGTCGTCATGGAAACATAACCTATCACTACAGATTTGGGTCAGTATGTGGTTGTGGTTGAACTAGTGCAATGTACAGCTGTCTTCCTGGTCTATTTAAAAGTTACTGTTACATAGGAAAGTATTTCCACCAGTATGTTTTACCAAAATGTCAgattagtgtttgtgtgtgtgcatgcatgcgtgcatgtttgtttgtctgcgtgtgtatgtgtctgtgaggTGTTTTTTATTATACATATCCCTCCCTGAAAAAGCTATCGGATACACAATGCAAATTGCTACGAACGCCATTGAACTGTGagatgaagaaagcatcagatgTCCATTTCACCAGGTCTCTGGGAGCTCAACTGAAAACATTTCAATAGCAGAAGTCTAAAGTCATTTacgcccacaaacacacactatggGACCAGACACACACCTCCCATTCAGAGCCGCTGACCATGACCTGCTAACGGGAGGCTGAGAAATCATTTACGGGGTCATGATCCAGGCACTCCAGAGGCCAGAGCAATCAAGCACAGAGCAATCTCCTGGTCTGTGTCCGACATGGCACCCGATACCCTACATAGACCACtaccctacatagagcactaccctacatagagcactacccTACATAGACCACTACCCTACATAGACCACtaccctacatagagcactaccctacatagagcactaccctacatagagcactaccctacatagagcactaccctacatagagcactacccTACATAGACCACtaccctacatagagcactacccTACATAGACCACtaccctacatagagcactacccTACATAGACCACtaccctacatagagcactaccctacatagagcactaccctacatagagcactaccctacatagagcactacctttaaccagagccctatgggcaaaAGCAGtgtactgtgtagggaatagggtggcatttgggatgcagacccgGCCCTTTCAGCCAATCGCAGCAAGGTAAACAGTTCTATGCCTGCTATATCTAGGTTCATCCAGTATGAGAATCAACAAAAGCCACAACTGTGACCATTTTATAAGAAATAgtgaaacatagaaatataattacttgaaTATCAGTTGTATTCATTTAATTTCTTTGGTGTGAATCGTAAAGGTTTTACACGctggatgaatctagttgatgctCCCTGCTGTAGAGGTACTGTTGTACTGTAACAAGAGGCCATGCAGAGGGGAGCCAGGGAGAACCTTGAGGGTAATAATGACAAAGGATTTGAAATATAATGGCaatgaaatacatttgatttaatagGATTGAATGGGAAGGTTTTATGGTGTGAATCACAAAGCTTTTACAAGCTGGATGAGATCCAGTAGAGGAACGGTTTACCAAGAGGCCATGCAGAGGAGAGCCAGGGAGAACCTTGAGGGTGAAAACGTAATCACGAGGGTCTCACAGCGCAGCAACACAATTAAATAACCAATCAATATGACATGAGCAGACCAGGCAGTAAGCCTTTATGTTAGGAGTTCAGAGCCGCTGTGGCTAGTCAGATAATGCTACAGCATGTGTGTGACCACTCTAAAGGAAAGGCTTTAAGGGCTATAGCTTGC
This genomic stretch from Oncorhynchus clarkii lewisi isolate Uvic-CL-2024 chromosome 13, UVic_Ocla_1.0, whole genome shotgun sequence harbors:
- the LOC139424166 gene encoding claudin-4-like, producing the protein MSMGMEIVGIVLGVIGLITTIVVCALPTWMETTFTAANFVTTEEVWDGLWMSCVKRSTSHIQCEVYDSMPSSAWSSNLQATRAMTIMAIILGILGVMVSMVGHKTTNYIKLIIISGIFFILAGFLILIPVSWKARAILSNSSNELTGEKRELGGALYFGWGAAAFLLIGGAILSRTLYTSGTEVAAITTGVIGWIISMLTWVLLGMSGA